One part of the Algibacter sp. L1A34 genome encodes these proteins:
- a CDS encoding VOC family protein: MNLNQITIPSINVEKAVEFYKILGLKLIVDSIPRYVRFECPDGDATFSIHNVEELPKGNGITIYFEDEDLDNWVAKLQQKGVIFSELPNDKPWLWREAHLKDPDGNNLILFDAGKNRKNPAWRIN; the protein is encoded by the coding sequence ATGAATTTAAACCAAATAACCATACCATCAATTAACGTTGAAAAAGCTGTAGAATTTTATAAAATTTTGGGATTGAAACTTATTGTAGATTCAATCCCGAGATATGTTCGTTTTGAATGCCCAGATGGAGATGCAACCTTTTCAATACATAACGTAGAAGAATTACCAAAAGGAAACGGTATTACCATTTATTTTGAAGATGAAGATTTAGATAATTGGGTCGCAAAACTTCAGCAAAAAGGTGTCATTTTTTCTGAATTACCAAACGATAAACCTTGGCTTTGGCGGGAAGCTCATTTAAAAGATCCCGACGGGAATAATCTAATTTTATTTGATGCCGGAAAAAACAGAAAAAACCCAGCTTGGCGGATAAATTAA
- the sucC gene encoding ADP-forming succinate--CoA ligase subunit beta, with protein sequence MNLHEYQGKEILSSFGVRIQRGIVAQNAQEAVAAAKQLTSETGTSWHVIKAQVHAGGRGKGGGVKIAKSLKEVEEIAGQIIGMDLVTPQTSAAGKRVHQVLIAEDVYYPGESETNEFYMSVLLNRGTGRNMIMYSTEGGMDIETVAEETPHLIFHEEVDPSAGLLPFQARRIAFNLGLSGLAFKEMTKFVTALYTAYVKSDSSLFEINPVLKTSDNLIMAVDAKVTIDDNALYRHKDYLALRDTREESAIEVEAGELGLNYVDLEGNVGCMVNGAGLAMATMDLIKQAGGEPANFLDVGGTADAARVEAAFKIILKDPAVKAILINIFGGIVRCDRVAQGVIDAYKNMGTINVPIIVRLQGTNADIAKELIDNSGLDVMSATEFQEAADKVQEVLG encoded by the coding sequence ATGAATTTACACGAATATCAAGGTAAAGAAATATTAAGCAGCTTTGGGGTACGTATCCAACGTGGTATTGTTGCTCAAAATGCACAGGAGGCAGTTGCTGCCGCAAAACAATTAACTTCGGAAACAGGAACTAGCTGGCACGTGATTAAAGCACAGGTTCATGCAGGTGGTCGTGGAAAAGGTGGCGGAGTAAAAATTGCCAAAAGCCTTAAAGAAGTTGAAGAAATTGCAGGACAAATAATTGGGATGGACTTAGTAACACCTCAAACTTCTGCTGCTGGTAAAAGAGTTCACCAAGTTTTAATTGCCGAAGATGTTTACTATCCTGGGGAATCTGAAACTAACGAGTTTTATATGTCGGTTTTATTAAATAGAGGAACAGGACGTAACATGATTATGTATTCTACTGAAGGTGGAATGGATATTGAAACGGTTGCTGAAGAAACTCCTCATTTAATTTTTCATGAAGAAGTAGATCCAAGTGCTGGATTATTACCTTTTCAAGCACGTCGTATCGCTTTCAATTTAGGATTATCTGGTTTGGCATTTAAAGAAATGACAAAATTTGTTACTGCTTTATATACGGCTTACGTAAAATCTGACTCGTCTTTATTCGAAATTAACCCTGTTTTAAAAACAAGCGATAATTTAATTATGGCAGTTGATGCTAAAGTGACTATCGATGATAATGCACTTTACAGACATAAAGATTACTTAGCTTTACGTGATACACGTGAAGAAAGTGCTATTGAAGTAGAAGCAGGCGAATTAGGTTTAAACTATGTTGACCTTGAAGGAAACGTTGGTTGTATGGTTAATGGTGCTGGTTTAGCAATGGCAACTATGGATTTAATTAAGCAAGCTGGTGGAGAACCTGCGAACTTTTTAGATGTTGGTGGTACTGCAGATGCAGCTCGTGTAGAAGCGGCTTTTAAAATTATTTTGAAAGATCCTGCTGTAAAAGCAATTTTGATTAATATTTTTGGAGGTATTGTTCGTTGTGATAGAGTAGCTCAAGGTGTTATAGATGCTTACAAAAACATGGGAACTATTAATGTACCAATTATTGTACGTTTACAAGGTACCAATGCTGATATCGCTAAAGAATTAATCGATAATTCTGGTTTAGATGTTATGAGTGCAACAGAATTCCAAGAAGCTGCAGATAAAGTACAAGAAGTTTTAGGTTAA
- a CDS encoding ABC-F family ATP-binding cassette domain-containing protein has protein sequence MNYLTVENISKSYGELTLFEDVSFSVHKDQKIAFVAKNGTGKTSILNILSGEDEAGSGSVTFRKGIAVSFLSQDPKFDGNLTIEETIFASENPILKVISNYEKSLLNPDDIDAYQAAFDAMERHQAWDFETLYKQILFKLKLEDLSQKVSVLSGGQIKRLALANALINKPDLLILDEPTNHLDLEMIEWLESFFSKENITLFMVTHDRYFLERVCNEIIELDEGQIHNYKGNYSYYLEKREARIENEAIETGKAKQLFKKELTWMRRQPKARTTKSKSRINDFADIKHRAHQRRNDHEVQLELNMERLGSKILEFHKVSKSFKDKTILDNFNYMFQKGERVGIIGKNGTGKTTFLNILTQIAEPDSGKVTKGETVKFGYYTQNGITIKPEQKVIDVIREFGDYIPLKKGKQISAQQLLERFLFSRKKQYDFVEKLSGGERKRLYLCTVLIQNPNFLILDEPTNDLDIVTLNVLESFLLDFPGCVIVVTHDRYFMDKVIDHLFVFKGEGEIEDFPGNYTDYRIYEDSQDVVSIGDAEDKKEKNAWKKKEPNKLSYNEEKELKNIESKLKSLTFDKKELEDKFHNPDLTPDEINTLSEKLQAIIETMDEKEERWLELSAKLED, from the coding sequence TTGAATTATTTAACAGTAGAAAATATATCGAAATCTTACGGAGAACTTACACTCTTTGAAGATGTTTCATTCAGTGTACACAAAGACCAAAAAATAGCTTTCGTAGCTAAAAATGGTACAGGAAAAACATCTATCTTAAATATTCTTTCCGGAGAAGATGAAGCAGGTTCTGGCAGCGTAACTTTCCGAAAAGGAATAGCTGTTTCATTTTTATCTCAGGACCCGAAGTTTGATGGAAACTTAACGATTGAAGAAACTATTTTCGCTAGTGAAAACCCCATTTTAAAAGTAATTTCAAATTACGAAAAATCGCTTTTAAACCCTGATGACATAGACGCTTACCAAGCTGCCTTCGATGCTATGGAACGTCATCAAGCTTGGGATTTTGAAACGCTTTATAAGCAAATACTTTTCAAACTTAAACTTGAAGATTTATCACAAAAAGTAAGCGTACTTTCTGGCGGACAAATAAAACGTTTAGCTCTAGCAAATGCACTTATAAATAAACCCGATTTACTAATTCTAGATGAGCCAACCAACCATTTAGATTTAGAAATGATTGAATGGTTAGAATCCTTTTTTTCTAAAGAAAACATCACCCTTTTTATGGTGACTCACGACCGCTATTTTTTAGAGCGTGTCTGTAATGAAATTATAGAGTTAGACGAAGGGCAAATCCACAACTACAAAGGAAATTACTCTTATTACCTAGAAAAAAGAGAAGCGCGCATAGAAAATGAAGCTATAGAAACAGGCAAAGCGAAGCAACTTTTTAAGAAAGAGCTTACTTGGATGCGCCGCCAACCAAAGGCACGTACAACAAAATCGAAATCTAGAATTAACGATTTTGCAGATATTAAACATCGCGCACACCAACGTAGAAACGATCACGAAGTTCAATTAGAACTTAATATGGAACGTTTAGGTAGTAAAATCTTAGAATTTCATAAAGTTTCAAAAAGCTTTAAAGACAAAACTATTCTTGATAATTTCAACTACATGTTTCAAAAAGGTGAACGTGTTGGTATAATTGGAAAAAATGGCACAGGAAAAACTACTTTTTTAAATATTTTAACCCAAATAGCAGAACCAGATTCGGGTAAAGTTACTAAAGGTGAAACGGTGAAATTTGGCTATTACACCCAAAACGGGATCACTATAAAACCAGAACAAAAAGTTATAGATGTAATTCGTGAATTTGGTGATTATATTCCGTTAAAAAAAGGGAAGCAAATTTCTGCTCAGCAACTTTTAGAACGCTTTTTATTCAGTAGAAAAAAACAATACGATTTTGTTGAAAAACTTAGTGGTGGCGAACGCAAACGTCTTTATTTATGTACCGTTTTAATACAGAATCCTAACTTTTTAATTCTCGATGAGCCTACTAACGATTTAGATATTGTAACTTTAAATGTCCTTGAAAGTTTTCTATTAGATTTCCCTGGCTGTGTTATTGTGGTAACGCATGATAGGTATTTTATGGATAAAGTAATCGATCACTTATTTGTTTTTAAAGGCGAAGGTGAAATTGAAGATTTCCCAGGAAACTATACCGATTATCGTATTTATGAAGATAGCCAAGATGTTGTTTCAATAGGTGACGCAGAAGATAAAAAAGAAAAAAATGCTTGGAAAAAGAAAGAACCGAACAAATTATCATACAACGAAGAAAAGGAGCTAAAAAATATTGAAAGCAAATTAAAATCTTTAACTTTTGATAAAAAGGAATTAGAAGACAAATTTCATAATCCAGATTTAACACCAGATGAAATTAATACGCTTTCCGAAAAGCTTCAAGCTATTATTGAAACTATGGACGAAAAAGAAGAGCGTTGGCTTGAGCTTTCAGCAAAACTTGAGGATTAA
- a CDS encoding DUF1684 domain-containing protein, with protein sequence MKNLILTAVILISVFSCGQNKRPIQGETEFQKTINAEYKDVSTSPLKDKDRKEFESLEFFKFDSTFVVEARLKRVKNAEWFNMKTTTDRVSKERVFGVLSFELKGQEFNLNVYQGQELMQEEGFEDYLFLPFLDETNGLESYGGGRYIDLKIPDSDRLIIDFNKAYNPYCAYNDKYSCPITPRINYLKTRVNAGVKAFGEH encoded by the coding sequence ATGAAAAATCTAATTTTAACCGCAGTAATATTGATCTCTGTTTTTAGTTGCGGACAAAATAAACGCCCTATTCAAGGTGAAACTGAGTTTCAAAAAACGATAAATGCGGAGTATAAAGACGTATCTACTTCTCCTTTAAAAGATAAAGATAGAAAGGAATTTGAAAGCCTTGAGTTTTTTAAATTCGATTCTACTTTTGTGGTTGAAGCACGATTAAAACGTGTGAAAAATGCAGAATGGTTTAATATGAAAACAACAACAGATAGAGTGTCTAAAGAACGGGTTTTTGGTGTTTTAAGTTTTGAATTGAAAGGACAAGAATTTAATTTGAATGTGTATCAAGGTCAAGAATTAATGCAGGAAGAGGGTTTTGAAGATTATTTGTTTTTACCCTTTTTAGATGAAACTAATGGATTAGAAAGTTATGGTGGTGGACGCTATATTGATTTGAAAATCCCAGATTCTGATAGATTGATAATTGATTTTAATAAAGCCTATAATCCTTATTGCGCTTATAACGACAAGTATTCTTGCCCAATTACACCTCGTATTAATTATTTAAAAACACGAGTTAACGCTGGGGTAAAAGCATTTGGGGAACATTAA
- a CDS encoding Lrp/AsnC family transcriptional regulator, with product MKLDALNTKILKCLQQNARMSNAEIGRQVGVTSPAVSERIKKMEDLGVIEAYKAIVSPFEIGYQLKAIITLRAFMGKLKPFLDKVKTYDEVVNCYRITGDENIVMEVVLKNHKHLETFIDQLISYGESKTNIVLSRVIKQKEIKPI from the coding sequence ATGAAACTAGATGCGCTTAATACTAAGATTTTAAAGTGTTTACAGCAAAATGCACGTATGTCTAATGCCGAAATAGGCAGGCAGGTTGGTGTAACTTCTCCTGCGGTTTCCGAGCGTATAAAAAAAATGGAAGACTTGGGGGTTATTGAAGCTTATAAAGCTATTGTTTCTCCTTTCGAAATTGGATACCAACTAAAAGCTATCATCACACTTCGTGCTTTTATGGGGAAACTAAAACCCTTTTTAGATAAGGTTAAAACCTATGATGAAGTAGTAAATTGTTACCGTATTACGGGCGATGAAAATATTGTAATGGAAGTGGTTTTAAAAAATCATAAACATTTAGAAACGTTCATCGATCAGCTTATAAGTTATGGAGAATCTAAAACGAATATTGTACTTTCTCGCGTTATTAAGCAGAAGGAAATTAAGCCAATTTAA
- a CDS encoding MDR family MFS transporter, with amino-acid sequence MKTLFNNYINTFKGLSQEVWWLALITLINRAGTMVIPFLSLYLTEDLDFTLKDVGWIMSAFGLGSVVGSWLGGRLTDKIGYYKVMVRSLISTGVLFIALQFLDTFEGFCIGIFLVMLVADMFRPAMFVALSAYSKPENKTRSVTLIRLAINLGFSVGPAIGGIIITTLSYGGLFWIDGITCILATIVLIQVLHPKKAKVLDEVKIKNPKSAYHDKAFFIFLIAMVLFGIVFLQYFSTMPLYYKDVHHLTEFDIGILLGMNGFVIFLLEMPLIKWLESTRFTKSSLMIFGTILLAMSILVLNLTSWIGVLIIGMLFMSLGEMITFPFSNAFALDRAKKGNQGEYMALYSIAFSIAHIFAHNAGMHMVDDLGFDNTWYIFTMLAGFCVLLLFSLSQYLNTQKKKKIR; translated from the coding sequence ATGAAAACGCTATTTAACAATTACATCAACACATTTAAAGGTTTATCTCAAGAGGTGTGGTGGCTAGCATTAATAACGCTAATTAACAGAGCCGGCACCATGGTAATCCCCTTTTTATCGCTTTACTTAACCGAAGATCTAGATTTTACATTGAAAGATGTAGGATGGATTATGAGTGCCTTTGGCCTTGGATCTGTAGTGGGCTCTTGGCTTGGCGGACGATTAACCGATAAAATAGGCTACTACAAAGTAATGGTTAGAAGTTTAATTTCGACAGGAGTTCTATTTATTGCGCTTCAGTTTTTAGATACCTTCGAAGGTTTCTGCATTGGTATATTTTTAGTTATGCTAGTAGCAGATATGTTCCGTCCAGCAATGTTTGTAGCTCTTAGTGCATACAGCAAACCGGAAAACAAAACACGTTCAGTAACATTAATTAGACTAGCTATAAACCTAGGTTTTTCAGTTGGGCCAGCTATTGGTGGCATTATAATTACAACACTAAGCTATGGCGGTCTATTTTGGATCGATGGCATAACTTGTATATTAGCAACCATAGTTCTTATTCAAGTATTACACCCTAAAAAAGCAAAAGTTTTAGATGAAGTAAAAATTAAGAATCCTAAATCGGCATATCACGACAAAGCTTTTTTTATATTTTTAATTGCCATGGTACTGTTCGGTATTGTATTTTTACAATATTTCTCGACTATGCCTTTGTACTACAAAGATGTACACCACTTAACTGAATTTGATATTGGTATTCTTTTAGGTATGAATGGATTTGTGATTTTTTTGTTAGAAATGCCACTGATAAAATGGTTAGAGTCTACACGTTTTACAAAATCTAGTTTAATGATTTTTGGAACAATACTACTTGCTATGAGTATTTTAGTTTTAAACCTAACCTCATGGATTGGCGTTTTAATAATAGGTATGCTATTTATGAGTTTAGGCGAGATGATTACCTTTCCATTCTCAAATGCCTTTGCTTTAGATCGCGCAAAAAAAGGTAATCAAGGTGAATATATGGCATTGTATTCTATAGCTTTTTCTATAGCACATATTTTTGCACATAATGCTGGAATGCATATGGTTGACGATTTAGGATTCGATAACACTTGGTATATTTTTACGATGTTAGCTGGCTTTTGTGTACTTTTATTGTTCTCTTTAAGTCAATATTTAAATACTCAAAAAAAGAAGAAAATTCGATGA
- a CDS encoding DUF4252 domain-containing protein has product MKKIYIGFSLCFLLFSCGSSFQGFYNNHKADMGTTSFQVPNFMKSVLSQISPELNNTIGNISDLKFIKFDALNKFKRESLIAEMNAITNGGYTDVFRKNDVSNTRIISVKELGAVVTDAIIFNSTENETTAYYLQGNFDPEKIKSFANQNVFNEFSNSLMQSYQTNTTPSFNPEK; this is encoded by the coding sequence ATGAAGAAAATATATATAGGTTTTAGTTTATGCTTTTTGTTGTTTTCTTGCGGGAGTAGTTTTCAAGGATTTTATAATAACCATAAAGCCGATATGGGGACAACATCATTTCAGGTTCCTAACTTTATGAAGTCTGTTTTAAGTCAGATTTCTCCGGAACTTAACAATACTATCGGAAATATTTCAGACTTGAAATTCATAAAATTCGATGCGCTTAATAAATTTAAAAGAGAAAGCTTAATTGCAGAAATGAATGCGATTACAAATGGCGGTTATACAGATGTTTTTAGAAAAAATGATGTGAGTAATACACGTATAATTTCTGTTAAAGAACTTGGTGCAGTAGTAACCGATGCTATTATTTTTAATAGTACTGAAAATGAAACAACGGCCTATTATTTACAAGGTAATTTTGATCCGGAAAAAATTAAGTCGTTTGCAAATCAAAATGTTTTTAACGAGTTTTCTAATAGTTTAATGCAATCCTATCAAACAAATACAACTCCATCTTTTAACCCCGAGAAATAA
- a CDS encoding polysaccharide biosynthesis/export family protein has product MLKQFALLVLVVVTVVCTSCITNKDVVYLQDKGTVLSDSLQIQALAKPYRVQIDDVLSIDVKALDKELVEIFNPTTSAIGNTQQALYFTGFTVDLHGNIEFPILGEINVLGFTVEEIEDKVKRELLQQYFKETAQIFVTVKLAGLKYTTVGEISSSGVQVIYQERVNIIEAIANAGDIEQTGDRTDVLIVRQYPDGQKIHHIDLTDITAMKSEFYYIQPNDIIMVKPLKRKALGAGETASQTFTTIASLFSVLVTTYFLVKNL; this is encoded by the coding sequence ATGTTAAAACAATTTGCCCTTTTAGTTCTTGTTGTGGTTACGGTAGTTTGTACTTCCTGTATCACAAATAAAGATGTTGTGTATTTACAAGACAAGGGAACAGTGTTAAGCGATTCGCTACAAATACAAGCTTTGGCTAAGCCTTATCGTGTTCAAATAGATGATGTTTTAAGTATTGATGTTAAGGCCTTGGATAAAGAGTTGGTTGAAATTTTTAACCCAACAACAAGTGCTATTGGTAATACACAGCAAGCACTTTATTTCACAGGTTTTACAGTGGATTTACATGGTAATATCGAGTTTCCCATTTTAGGAGAAATAAATGTTCTTGGTTTTACTGTAGAGGAAATTGAAGACAAAGTAAAGCGCGAACTTTTACAGCAGTATTTTAAAGAAACGGCTCAAATATTTGTAACGGTAAAACTCGCTGGGCTTAAATATACTACCGTAGGTGAAATTTCAAGTAGTGGTGTACAAGTTATATATCAAGAGCGCGTTAATATTATTGAAGCTATTGCGAATGCAGGGGATATTGAACAAACTGGAGATAGAACGGATGTTTTAATTGTAAGGCAATATCCTGATGGTCAAAAAATACATCATATAGATTTAACCGATATTACAGCAATGAAGTCCGAGTTTTATTATATACAACCAAATGATATTATCATGGTAAAACCATTAAAACGTAAGGCTTTAGGTGCTGGAGAGACAGCATCACAAACTTTTACAACAATAGCAAGTTTGTTTTCGGTTCTTGTTACCACTTATTTTTTAGTAAAGAATCTGTAA
- a CDS encoding polysaccharide biosynthesis tyrosine autokinase, translated as MEDGFDFQNGQNFDFKEFVFRALSYWKWFLLGLCIVFYVVYYQNIRREFPYTLGASITVQDDKNPLFTATTSLVFNYGGISGKVQEVLLNLTSRKHHEKVVDSLKLYITYLKQGRFYKTDIYKQAPFEFEGKIESYQIIGHAIKITFLNENSFQISYDFGELEEVVLQNFQSKDVKTVNLSEGILSETYNFGDYIDLPFLKGRIIKREQSKIVSQSEYFIRFNNFDSTVSSFMQSYIVRNESNSPLLTVRLTNKNKPKIVDYINTSIFILDRDQLQRKNQYAINTIEFIDKQLSRVKGELTKKADSLNDFMRTNKIFDIESESALLTAKIEEYKDEKELFNEQLLALDLLKNYLNTNNDYSDLQVPSTTGISEGNIGVNVSKIVLLSAEKSKLAYSVRNNVSVFDDLNRQIGALKLVVLENIASEKFNIQSQLKALNSKIYNSEREFSTIPESQQRLRAIEREYLLSQSTYDLYLAKRGEADLIKASNVSDIVLIEPAKDTGQGRNAVNLNIRYVFAFFTVLIPVFLVAFIVTFFDNKLHAPGDLEKLSSIPLLGVIGQNDTPNNLAVFNKSQSAMAEAFRAIRSSLQFMYKKHDLEGSKTVLVTSSISGEGKTFTAINIASVFALSGKRTVLVGLDLRKPKIFDDFELKNEIGVVNHLIGQKSLSEIVQHTKVENLDIITSGPIPPNPSELLISETMDNLIAELKTKYDYIILDTPPVGLVADALELLEYADASLYVVRQDYTQKDMLTLINEKHKNGVVKNISFIYNFYNLKGKYGYGYGYGYGDYANGYHDVVEKKGFFNNLISKFKK; from the coding sequence ATGGAAGATGGATTTGATTTTCAAAACGGACAGAACTTTGATTTTAAAGAATTTGTTTTTAGAGCTTTAAGTTATTGGAAATGGTTTTTACTGGGCTTATGCATTGTGTTTTATGTTGTTTATTATCAAAATATAAGGCGTGAGTTTCCTTATACGCTTGGAGCATCGATAACGGTGCAAGATGATAAAAACCCCTTATTTACAGCTACTACTAGTTTGGTGTTTAATTATGGTGGTATATCTGGAAAGGTACAGGAGGTTTTATTAAACTTAACGTCCAGAAAGCATCATGAAAAAGTTGTGGATAGTTTAAAGCTATATATAACATATTTAAAACAAGGCCGTTTTTATAAAACTGATATTTATAAACAAGCTCCGTTTGAATTTGAGGGCAAGATTGAAAGTTATCAGATTATTGGACATGCCATAAAAATCACTTTTTTAAATGAAAACTCATTTCAGATTTCATATGATTTTGGTGAACTAGAAGAGGTTGTATTACAAAATTTTCAAAGCAAAGACGTTAAGACGGTTAACCTATCGGAAGGAATTCTTTCTGAAACATACAATTTTGGAGATTACATTGATTTGCCTTTTTTAAAAGGACGCATAATTAAAAGAGAGCAATCTAAAATTGTTTCACAATCGGAATATTTTATTAGGTTTAATAATTTTGATAGTACTGTTTCTAGTTTTATGCAATCATATATTGTTAGGAACGAATCTAATTCACCATTATTAACAGTAAGGTTAACTAATAAAAATAAACCTAAAATTGTTGATTATATAAATACTTCTATTTTTATTTTGGATAGAGATCAATTGCAACGTAAAAATCAGTATGCTATAAATACTATTGAATTTATTGATAAACAGTTGTCTAGAGTTAAAGGGGAATTAACCAAAAAAGCTGATTCTCTTAACGATTTTATGCGAACCAATAAAATATTCGATATAGAAAGTGAAAGTGCTTTGCTTACAGCTAAAATTGAAGAATATAAAGATGAGAAAGAACTTTTTAACGAACAGCTTTTGGCTTTAGATTTATTAAAAAACTATCTAAATACTAATAATGATTATAGTGATTTACAAGTACCATCAACTACTGGTATTTCGGAAGGGAATATTGGAGTAAATGTATCTAAGATTGTTTTGTTATCGGCCGAGAAGTCAAAATTAGCTTATTCTGTAAGAAATAATGTTTCGGTTTTTGATGATTTAAATCGACAAATAGGAGCCTTAAAATTGGTTGTTCTAGAAAATATTGCTTCGGAAAAATTTAATATCCAATCGCAGTTAAAGGCTCTAAATTCTAAGATTTATAATTCTGAACGTGAGTTTTCTACAATTCCAGAAAGTCAACAAAGATTAAGAGCTATAGAACGTGAGTATTTGTTAAGTCAGAGTACTTATGATTTATATTTAGCCAAACGTGGAGAGGCCGATTTAATTAAAGCATCCAACGTATCGGATATTGTTTTAATAGAACCAGCAAAAGACACTGGCCAAGGTAGAAATGCAGTTAACCTTAATATAAGATATGTTTTTGCATTTTTCACAGTGTTGATTCCTGTTTTTTTAGTGGCATTTATTGTAACATTTTTTGATAATAAACTTCATGCTCCAGGAGATTTAGAAAAATTAAGTAGCATACCTTTGTTAGGGGTTATTGGGCAAAATGATACACCTAATAACTTAGCTGTTTTTAATAAGTCTCAGTCGGCCATGGCAGAAGCATTTAGGGCTATACGTTCTAGTTTGCAATTTATGTACAAAAAACATGATTTAGAAGGTAGTAAAACGGTATTAGTTACATCGTCTATTAGTGGAGAAGGAAAAACTTTTACGGCTATTAATATAGCATCAGTTTTTGCTTTAAGCGGTAAACGTACAGTTTTAGTTGGTTTAGATTTAAGAAAGCCTAAAATTTTTGACGATTTTGAATTGAAAAATGAAATAGGAGTAGTTAATCATTTAATAGGTCAAAAATCATTGAGCGAAATTGTACAGCATACAAAAGTTGAAAACTTAGATATTATAACGTCTGGACCAATACCTCCAAACCCTTCAGAGTTATTAATTAGTGAAACTATGGACAATCTCATAGCAGAATTAAAAACAAAATATGATTATATCATTTTAGATACACCTCCTGTAGGTTTAGTAGCCGATGCTTTGGAACTTTTAGAGTATGCAGATGCTTCGCTTTATGTAGTTCGTCAAGATTATACGCAAAAAGATATGTTGACCTTAATTAATGAGAAACATAAAAATGGAGTTGTAAAAAATATTAGCTTTATCTATAATTTTTATAATTTAAAAGGGAAATATGGTTACGGCTACGGCTATGGATATGGTGATTATGCGAATGGTTATCATGATGTAGTTGAGAAGAAAGGTTTTTTTAATAATCTTATCTCTAAATTTAAAAAGTAG
- a CDS encoding D-2-hydroxyacid dehydrogenase: MKIVVLDGYTLNPGDLSWKAVEAFGAVKVYERTDFDNETIIKNIGDAEMVLTNKTPLPKEVLVKASNLKYIGVLATGYNVVDVVTAKNLGMVVSNVPIYGTQAVGQFTMALMLELCHHVGNHNIAVKNGDWTNSKDFCFWNSPLIELSGKNLGIVGLGKIGQSTARIAQAFGLNILAYNRSKDLRLESETLKYVELDELLEKSDFVSLHCPLTESTEGLINTKSISKMKSSAFLINTSRGGLIVEEDLKNALNSGKLAGAAVDVVSSEPIKADNPLLKAENIIITPHIAWASKEARARLMQTTIENIKAFLHGNPINVVN, translated from the coding sequence ATGAAAATAGTAGTTTTAGACGGATATACATTAAACCCTGGAGATTTAAGCTGGAAAGCTGTTGAAGCATTCGGAGCAGTAAAAGTATATGAAAGAACGGATTTTGATAATGAAACAATAATTAAAAATATAGGTGATGCCGAAATGGTTTTAACAAACAAGACACCATTACCAAAAGAAGTTCTTGTAAAGGCATCAAATCTTAAATATATAGGTGTTTTAGCTACGGGCTACAATGTGGTTGATGTTGTAACTGCTAAAAATTTAGGAATGGTTGTGAGTAATGTTCCTATTTACGGTACACAGGCTGTAGGGCAATTTACAATGGCATTAATGTTGGAATTGTGTCACCATGTTGGTAATCATAATATAGCTGTTAAAAATGGCGATTGGACAAATTCTAAAGATTTTTGTTTTTGGAATTCCCCACTCATAGAGCTTTCTGGAAAAAACCTTGGTATTGTTGGTTTAGGAAAAATAGGGCAGTCTACGGCTAGAATAGCTCAAGCTTTTGGATTAAATATATTGGCTTATAACCGAAGTAAAGATTTAAGATTAGAATCCGAAACTTTAAAATATGTAGAATTAGATGAACTTCTTGAAAAATCTGATTTTGTGAGTTTACATTGTCCGTTAACAGAAAGTACCGAAGGATTAATAAATACGAAGTCTATTTCTAAAATGAAATCTAGTGCCTTCTTGATAAATACATCTAGAGGCGGATTAATAGTTGAAGAAGATTTGAAAAATGCGCTCAACTCCGGGAAATTAGCAGGAGCAGCTGTAGATGTTGTTTCTAGTGAACCCATTAAAGCCGATAATCCATTATTAAAAGCTGAAAACATTATAATTACACCTCATATCGCTTGGGCTTCAAAAGAAGCAAGGGCGAGATTAATGCAAACTACTATTGAAAATATTAAGGCTTTTTTGCACGGAAATCCAATTAATGTGGTGAATTGA